AATCCCGGTATCGATACAAATGGTATGCCCGAGGTCGGTTATTCTCCCGAACTCGTTGCGGGTGTGACCGCAGATCACGGTTCTCCCCGATTGATGGGGTAGAGCCATGGACAGGGTCATCCATTGCAGGCGTTCGGACTCTTCCTCGGCAGGAGACATGGAAGATCTGATTCCGCCATGAACGAAGATGAAGTCATCCGTCTCGTGCCAGTTCACGCAGGTGTTCTCTAAGAAGTACCAGTGGTGGAAGGGCACGACACGGATGAGCTCCTCGCTACTGCCAGCACCGTAGCTCGCGAGGGAGTTCTGCCCCGCGAGGGTTTCCCAGACCAGGAACTTGGTGGGGTCGAGATGCGCATCAAGAAAGATCTGATCGTGATTGCCGCGAAGGAAGATGGTGCGCGGGCGCGATGCGAGAGAGCAGAGGATCTCGAGGGTGCCTTTTACGTCCGGGCCTTTGTCCACATAATCGCCGAGGAAGATCAGCCAGTCGCCATCGGAGAGCGGAATGCTAGCAAGCAAAGCCTCCAACGCACGGGTGTGGCCGTGGATGTCGCCGATGGCGAAAACTTTAGAACCCACGCTGGATTCCAGATCTGACACGGGTTCAGCCACGTTGATCGACCGTGGAAGGTTTTTCGTGGATGAGCCCCCGAAGGGCGGCATGTGTATCGGATAGCATCGCATCTTCCCGGATCACCTGATCTGCCAGCGCGCGCGCTTCGCGGAGGAGTGCGGTATCCGCGAGGAAGTCCGCGAACCTGATATCGCCCAAGCCGCTTTGCATGGTGCCCAGCACATCGCCGGGGCCGCGCAGGCGCAGGTCTTCCTCCGCGATCACGAAGCCATCCGAAGTCTTCTCCATCACTGCCAGCTTCTCCATGCCCTCGGCGCTTTTGCCGTCGGTGAGGAGGATGCAGTAGCTCTTGTGCTCGCCGCGCCCGATGCGGCCGCGGAGCTGGTGGAGCTGCGCGAGCCCGAAGCGCTCCGCATGATGGATGATCATGAGATTCGCATTCGGGACATCCACGCCGACCTCGATCACGGTGGTCGCGACCAAGGCCTGGGTTTCGTTGTCACGGAAGCGCCGCATCACATCCTCCTTCTGCTCGGGGTCGAGCTTGCCGTGGACCATACCCACCTTGAATGCCGGAAGCCGCTTCTGCCATTTCTCGAAAGCTTCGGTGGCGGACTCGGCCTTCAGGGTCTCGCTCTCCTCCACGAGCGGATAGACCAGATAAGCCTGCCTGCCGGCGTCGAGCTGGTCCTTCACGAACTTGGTGATCTCGGTCTGCTTCGCGGTGGTGCGCAGCGCGGTGACCATCTTGCCGCGTCCAGCCGGGCGTTCATCCAGGATCGAAACGTCGAGGTCGCCGTAGATGGTCATCGTTAGCGTCCGCGGGATCGGTGTGGCGGTCATGACCAGCACGTCGGGCGTGATCCCTTGGGCGATCAGTCGCGAGCGCTGGGTGACGCCGAACTTGTGCTGCTCGTCGATCACCACCAGTCCGAGGTCTTGGAAGGCGACCTTGTCGTAGAGCAGCGCATGCGTGCCGATCAAAACCTGTGGCGTGCCCTCGAGTGGGAGGTGGGTGCCCTCTTCCTTGGCGGCGGTCTTCAGCATCACCCGCACGCCCAGTGGCTCCAGCCATTTGCGGAAGGTCAGGAAATGCTGCTCGGCGAGGATCTGAGTGGGCGCCATCAGCGCGGCTTGGACACCGGAGTCGATGGCCAGCAGCATCGACGCCATGGCCACGAAGGTCTTGCCCGAGCCCACATCCCCTTGAAGCAAGCGGTTCATGGGGCGCGGCTCGCGCATGTCCGCCACGATCTCCTTGATCGAGCGCTTCTGAGCGCCGGTGAGGTCGAAGGGAAGGGTCTCGTAGAAGCGCTTGAGCAAGCTCGTCTTCGTGCCGAGAACGCGACCGGTGTGTTCGTGGTTGCGGGCGCGCCGCCAAACCACATTGAGCTGCAGCGCGAAGAACTCCTCCAAGGCAAAACGCCGCCGCGCCGCCTCCGCCTGCTCGACCGCTTCCGGGAAATGCACTTCCCGATATGCCTCGTGACGCGGGTAGCTCGGATCGACATCGAAGGCGGGCGCAAGGGCCAGCGGGTCCATCGCTCCTAACAGCTCGTGGACGATCTCGCGCAATCTCCGCTGGGCGATGCCGGAAACATTCCGGTAGATCGGCACCATGCGCTCTAGGTGGATCGAGGGGCCGCCATCGAGCCGGATCACCTCGAACTCCGGGTGGTCGATCACCAGCTTGCCGCCGGAGTCCTTCGGCTTGCCGTAGACGATCACCTCCTGCCCGGCGGCGACCATCTTGTGGATGAAGGGCATGTTGAACCAGCGGCAGGTCACCTTGCCGGAGCCGAAGACCCCGCCGGTGCCATCCATCACCACGGCCTCGTAGAATTTCCGCCGCGGGCCGAAGGCGCGCTTCATCGAATCCACCACCGTGCCCCGCAGGCAGACCGCGGGTCCCCCGGCTTGGGCGGGAAAAGCATCGAAACGCCGCCGGTCCTCGTAGCGGCGCGGCAGCCAGTCGAGCAGATTGCCCGCGCGATGGAGGCCCGCGGTGGCGAGCGAGATGACTTCCTTCGGGACAAGGAAGCCGACAGACGCGAGCGGAGCGGACGGGACGATCAAAAGGGCAGCCTCCGGGGCGGGGTTACTTCACTTCGATCTGCTTGCGATCGCTCACATGGAGCACCTCGCCCAGTTCCGCCGGTTCCTTCCTGAAGGCACCGGAGACCACCACGCGCTTCCCCTTCAGGGCCTCCAGTTCCTTCGTGTCGAAACCCGGGGTTTTCTGGTCGAGCGGGTGGGCGATCCAGCGTGGCTTGCCATCCACCTCCAACTCCATGCAGCGATATTTGCCTTGGTCCTTCACGGACTTGACCGTGCCGGCGAGCTGGGTCTTGGGATCATTCACCACGGCTACCGGCAGTGCGGTGGCCTCGCTACCGGCCTGCGTCTTGCGCGCACCGAAGTCGAGAGCGCTGGCGGCAGCCGGCTCCTTGGCCGCCGCGATCTCAGCTGCCCTTCCGCCGCGGAGCTTGAAGAAATAGAAAGCACCCGCCCCGGCCCCGGCGACCAGCAGGAAGGCGAGAAGCACCGGCACCAGCGAGCTGCTTTTCTTCACCGGCTGTGGGGCCTGTTTCTTCGCGGCCTTCATCGGGATGGTCGGCACCGAGCCGGAGGCAGCAGGCTGACCGACGATACTGAGCGGTTCGTGGAGCGCTTGGAGCGCTTCGTCCAGCGACCAGCGGTTGGGATTCGTGCGCACGGAGCCCACCCATACGCCGAGCCCTTCCCCGGCGGCGGCCGGTTGCTTGCCGCGCCAGTGAAGGGCTTTCTCGGCTAGCTCGGCCAGAGGGAGTAAGCCACCGCGTTTTTGCGGGCTGGCCAGCCATTTCATCGGGCAGATCCAGAAAGTTACCATCTCGCCCTCGACCGGCAGCACGATGGATTCCGGGGTGGCTTCCACCCAGACGGCTTCCTCGCCGAAGGCCCCAGCGAGAGCTTGGGATGCCTCGATCGCGTGGGAAATCAGCGCCTTGGTCGAGCCAGGGCTAAGGGCCCGGGATCTCAGTAGTTCCGAAAGACGTTGACCTTCAACCCATTCGGTGACGAGGAAAGGCATGCCGTCCACGGGGTCGCAGCCGCCGTCGAGGATGGTGCGCAGGGTGGGGTGGCGCAGCTCCTTCACGCGGTCCAGAGCGGCCATGTAGGCGGCGCGCTCGGCCTCCTGCAGGCCGCCGCCATCGGGGCCGTAGGGGAAAAAGCGCCGGAGCACGACGGATCGCCCGGTATCCCGCTCCTCGGCATGGAAAACCACGCCGCTCGCGTCCTGCGCCAGGATGTCCAGAATCTCGTATCGTCCAGCCACTCGCCCTGCACTACCAGAGTCCCGGCGGCTTCGCCAATACCTCCGTCACTTCCCGGACTTTCTTTTTCCGTGATTTCCGCGTATTTAGTGCTTTCCTCCGCCCGCCCGAGAGTCCGTCCCGTCTGCCATGCCTACTTCCCTGACCCGCAATTTCTCGATCATCGCCCATATCGACCACGGGAAGACTACCCTTTCCGACCGCTTGATGGACGCTACCAATACGGTGGCCCAGCGCGATCAGCAGGCCCAGCTTCTCGATGCCATGGACCTCGAGCGCGAGAAGGGCATCACCATCAAGAGCCACCCGGTGGCGATGGAGTACAAGGCGAAGGACGGGAAGACGTACAAGCTCAACTTGCTCGATACCCCGGGCCACGTCGATTTCTCCTATGAGGTCGCCCGCTCGCTGGCCGCCTGTGAGGGCGCGATCCTGATGATCGATGCCGCGCAAGGCGTGGAGGCCCAGACTGTGGCAAACCTGCACCTGGCGCTTGAGCAGAATCTCACGATTATCCCGGTCCTCAACAAGATCGACCTTCCCGCGGCGGACGTCGAAAAGTGCCGCAAGCAGTTGGAGGACATCCTCGCCATCCCGGGGGAAGATGCGATTCCCGCATCCGCCAAGCAGGGCATCGGGATCGAGGAAATCCTGGAAGCCGTCGTGCAGCGCGTGCCGGCCCCGGTGGAGAATCCGGACAAGCTCCTGCGCGCCTCCGTTTTCGATTCGATCTACGATACCTACCGTGGCGTGGTCTCCTACGTTCGGGTTTTCTCCGGCAGCGTGAAGAAGGGCCAGCGCGTGAAGCTGATGGCCACGAACAAGACTTACGAGGTCAAGGAAGTGGGCGTCTTCACGCCGAAGATGACCGCCCGCGAAAAGCTGGTGGCCGGCGATGTGGGCTACGTCATCGCGAACATGAAGTCCGCGGACGAGGCCAAGATCGGTGACACCCTCACCGACAACACTCATCCCTGCCCCGAGCCGCTGCCCGGTTACAAGGAGATCCAGCCGATGGTCTTCTCCGGGATCTACCCGATCGACGCTTCCGACTACGAGTCGCTCAAAACCGCAATGGGCAAGCTGCAGATCAACGATGCGGCCTTCACCTACATGTCGGAAAGCTCCACCGCGTTGGGCTTCGGCTTCCGCTGCGGCTTCCTCGGCCTGCTCCACATGGAGATCATCCAGGAGCGCCTGCGCCGGGAGTTCAACATGGACGTGATCTCCACCTACCCGTCCGTGATCTATCAGGTCACGAAGACGAACGGGGAAGAGGTCATCGTGGACAATCCCTCGTTCTTCCCCGAGCAGCAGACCATCCAGGAGGTGCGCGAGCCGCTGGTGAAAGTCTTCGTCATGATCCCCGGCGACTACATCGGCGACATCATGTCGCTGGTGATGGAGAAGCGCGGCGAGGTCGAGCATACCGAGACGATCGATGACACCCGCGTGATGCTGACCTGTCTGCTGCCGCTGGCGGAGATCCTCGTCGATTTCAACGATCGCCTGAAGTCCTGCACGCGCGGCTACGGTTCGATGGACTACGAGCACGCCGGCTACCGTGCCGCGAACATGGTGAAGATGGAGATGATGATCGCCGGTGATCCCATTGAGGCTTTCGCCACCATCGTCCACCGCGAGAAGGCGGAAGGCTACGGCCGGGCGCTTGCCGCCCGTCTGAAGGACGTCATCCCGAACCAGCTCTTCGTGGTGGCCATCCAGGCCTGCATCGGCGGTAAGATCATCGCCCGCGAAAGCATCTCCGCCATGCGCAAGGACGTGACCGCCAAGTGCTACGGCGGTGACATCTCCCGCAAGCGCAAGCTGCTGGAGAAGCAGAAGGAAGGTAAGAAGAAGATGAAGGCGATCGGGAAGGTGAACATCCCGCAGGACGCCTTCATCAAGGTGCTGAAGAGCGGGGATTGATCCCGCCGCTCCCAGCCCGGACCGGTGCTTGGTGAAATTTCGATGAAGCTCTCATCGGAGCGTTGAATTGACTTTATCGGCGCGGACCTGTGGCGAACACAGGGGCGACATGAGACACGTCCTCCCCCTCGCTGCTTGCCTGCTTCCGCTCGTCTTCAGCTCCTGTGCTACCAAGTGGACCGAAGCCCAGAAAGCCCAGGTCAGCTCTCTATCCGTGGCGCCGAGTGTTGCCCCCGACGGCTACAAGCCGCCGATCGGCAACGAAGTTCATTCGGCCCCGATCATCACCGTCGGCGGTGGTAGCTTCGCGGCCGGTGCGGCGGCAGGAGCCGGTGCCCAGTTGATCGTGGAGATCGCCGCCTTGGCTCAGCAGAAGATGTTCGAGAGCAACTATGCCGATGCCATTTCCCGGGCACCCGGCACTGTTCCCGGCGATCTCTCGAGCCGTGTCCACAAGGAGGTGTCGAAGTCTCTGGGCGCTCATCCCTTCCTGAAGGGCAAGGTCAACAATGCCTCTCCGAACCGCTTCGTCGTCACGGTGGAAACCTTCCGCTACACGCGTGCGGGCAAGGATGGGGACGTGTTGGTCACGCCCGCGATCAGCGGCAAGTTCGAGCTGCTTGGCGCGGATGGGAAGAAGCTCCTTTCCACTCCTTATGTGGCAGTCGGGAAGACGGCCAAATCCATGAATGCCTTTGTGGCGGACAAGGCTCTCGCCAGCCGGGCCTTCGACGAGGCCATCATGCGGATCGGCCTGAGGGCGCGTAATGCCGTCGAGGTGAAGTTGGGCGAAACCCCCACCAAGGAAGCGCCTTAACCGGATCATTCCCGGGCGAATCGCCGGAGGAAGAGAAAGAAAACTGTTGATCATACCAACCGGTTGGTCTAGTGGTCCGTCCGTGTCCATTCCCGAGTCCAAGGAACGCCTGATCGCAGCAGCCAAGGAGCTGGTGCTGACCTATGGCTACGCCGGGATGCGGGTGGATGCAGTCTGCGAAAAAGCGGGGCTGACCAAGGGCAGCTTCTACCACTTCTTCAAATCCAAGGAGGAAATCGGGATCGCGATCCTCGAGTGGTCGGCCCGGAAGGGCGGCGAGATTCTGAGCAATGGCCCCCATGCGACGATTAAAGATCCGGTGGAGCAGGCCTTCGCCTTCCTGAAGCATGTGGAGGACTCCTCCGAAGCGCTGTGGGCGAACGGCTGCATCCTCGCGAGCTTCTCAATGGAACTGGCGGACACCAGCGACAAGCTGAACCAGGTCGTGGTCGGAATGTTCACCCAGGTGGTGGACTTCTTCGCTTCTTACTTCGTCCCGATCGCGGAGCGCTGGCCGGAACTTCCCTCCGCCCAAGACCTCGCCAATGAGTACCTCTCGCTGCTGGAAGGCTCGATTATCTTCGCCAAGGTCTATCGCGATTCCGCCCGCATTTCTTCCGCGCTGAGGGCTTTCCGCATCAACCTTGAACGCCTGACGATGGTAGCAGTCTGACTTTTTTCGGCCTCCGGACCATACCAACCGGTTGGTATTTCCATTCTCCTGGTTCATCCCACCCTCCCAAACTCGTCCAAAAGCGAACCATGAACTCGACACTCGAAATCCAAGAACAACGCACCGAACTCCGCATGGACCTCCTTGAGGCCTTTGCGGGCAAGATGATGAATGAGCTGGGGGCGGCCGTGAGTGGCGCTCTCGTGATCCTCGGCGACCGCTTGGGGATCTATGAAGCACTCGCCAAGACCGGCCCGGTAAGCTCCATCGGCTTGGCGCAAGCTACCGGCCTCGACGAGCGCTACCTGCGCGAGTGGCTGGCGGCCCAAGCCGCCTCCGGCTACATCGAATGCAATCCCGGCGAGGGCTTCTTCTGGCTGAACCCCGAGCAGGCCGCCGTCTTCGCGATGCCGGACCATCCGGCGACCATGATCGGCGGTTTCTACACCATGGCATCCGCCTACCACGACGAGCCGAAGGTGGAGGAAGCCTTCAAGACCGGGAAAGGGATCTCGTGGGCGGATCACCACAACTGTCTCTTCTGCGGGGTGGACCGCTTCTTCCGCGCCGGCTACGCGGCGAATCTGGTATCTTCGTGGATTCCCTCCCTTGATGGTGTGGAAGCCAAGCTCAAGGCCGGTGCCAAGGTGGCAGACGTGGGTTGCGGACACGGTTCCTCGACCGTGCTGATGGCGAAGGCCTTCCCGAATTCCTTCTTCACCGGCTTCGACATCCACGAGGAATCGATCAAGGCGGCCCGCGGCCATGCCGAGGATGCAGGCGTGAGCAACGTCCGCTTCGAAGTGGCCACCGCGAAGGACTTCCCGGGCCACGACTACGATCTGGTGACGGTCTTCGATGCCTTGCACGACATGGGTGATCCGGTCGGCGCGTCCATCCACATCCGCCAGGCGCTGCATAAGAACGGCACATGGATGATCGTCGAGCCCATGGCCGGTGATAGCTTGGCGGAGAATCTCAATCCGCTGGGACGTCTCTACTACAGCGTCTCGACCATGGTCTGCACGCCCGGCTCGAAAAGCCAGGAAGTGGGACTCGCCCTCGGTGCCCAAGCCGGGGAGAAGCGCTTGCGTGCGGTCATCCAAGAAGGTGGCTTCACCCGCTTCCGCCGCTCCACCCAGACCATGGTGAACATGGTGCTGGAGGCTCATCCTTGATTCGTAATGGAGTCCCGCCGAGATACCGGCGGCGCTCCATGCTCCCTCATGTCCGAGTCAATCCGGCGTTTCGCATTCGACCTGACTCGCGGATTCGCTAGATGCTCTTTCCGGTGAGCCGCTTGATCCGGAATCGATATCTTTCGCTGCTGTGGGTGCTGCTTTCCATGGTGGCGGTGCAGAGGCTGCCTGCCCATGTCGTGAGCCAGTTGTATGGCGAGCTTCAAGAGTCGGATGGCTCATGGAAGCTGGAAATCCTCTTTGATGCCGGGTTTGCCGATCCGAAGTTGCGCGACGATCTGGAGGCGCCGCAGCCGACCCGCGAGTGGCTGGTGGGATTGCCTTCCGGGCAGCAGCAGCAACTGTGTCGCGAGGCCGAGATCTATCTTCGCGAATCCCTGAGCTTCCGCACCTCAGGTCAGCCGCTGGATTGGAAGGTCTCCTACCCGGACTTCCATGTTACGCCGCCGAGCTTTCCTTCCTTGCTCAACGATGGCGCTTACTTCCGCATCCTGATCGAACCGGTCGCTCCGGCATCCGGGGAGGTCACGGTGGCGATGGCGGGCGGGAAACATCCCGATCTGGTGGTGAAGCTCCCGGGCGGAGCGGATGGTGGCAACTACCTGACCGTGGCCCCCGGCGCGGAAACCCGACTGGTAAGCAGCACTCCCGCGGATCCTGTGGAGAGCAGGACGCCGATCTCCGTGGCCTTCACCCAAGGCGTGCTCCATGTGGTGCCGGAAGGGCTGGATCACATCCTCTTCGTGCTCGGCATCTTCCTACTCCAGCGGCGTTGGAAGCCGCTGCTCCAGCAGTCCCTCGCTTTCACCGCGGCCCACACGCTGACGCTGGGCCTCGCTGCCGCCGGCTTCGTGAAAGTGCCGGGCTCGATCGTCGAGCCGATCATCGCGCTGAGCATCACCGCGCTTGCGGTGGAGAATCTCTTCGTCACCGAGGCGAAGCCGTGGCGTCTCGCGCTCGTCTTCGTGTTCGGCCTCGTGCACGGCCTTGGCTTCGCCGGCGTGCTTTCCGCCTGGATTCGCCCCGGGGAAGGATTCCTGCCCACCCTGATCTCGGCGAATGTCGGCGTCGAGGTCGGTCAGGTCATCGTGCTGGCCGCGGCATGGATCCTCACCATGGGATGGAGCCGCAGCCGGGCATGGCCGCACTTCCGGCGCTGGAGCTGCGTGGCGCTCGCCTGTGCCGGCCTGTTCTGGTTCGTCGAACGCGTGAGCTGGCTCGCTTAGTCCTCTTCCTCCTCGTCGTCGACGTAGTCTTCATCCTCATCGGGAAGACCCGGGGAGGCAGCACCGAATTCAATGTCCACGCGCTTCTTCTTCCAGGCCTTGGAGATTGCCTCTTCCATCTCCTCGTAGCTCCGGCCGTCGAGAAGCACCTTCAGCGCCGCGTCGCCGCTCTTGCCATCGCGGAGCGACTTCAGGAACTCCTTCATGCGGGCCGCGTCACCTTCTCCGTCGAGGTGGAGGAAGTAGGTGGTGAGGATTAGCCCGAAGCCGTAGTTGAAATTCGCGCGCTGGCCAGTGAATTGGCCATAGCTCATCTTGAAGAAGCTCTCGAGCGATGGCGCCTTGATCTTCTCGCCGAGCGCACGCCCGTGGGTGTCGTCCTTCCCGTAGCCGGTGGCGTAGGCCACGATGTCGTCGAAGTTCGACTTCACCTTGAAAATGCCCGCCCGGTAGGGAGTAGCCGTGGTGTATTCGGCGATCCCTTCGCTGAACCAACCCATGGCACCCTTCTCGAAATACGCGGAGGGAGAGAGTTGGTGGGTCAGCTCATGCACCAAGGTGCCATTGGCCTTGTCGCGATCAAGGATGTAGCCGCTGCCCATCGGGCGAACGCCCAAGCTCGTGAGCGGGACCATCACCACGCCGCGGCCTGGCATGAAGACTCCGGCGCTGGTAGGCGGCCCGCCTGCCTTCACGTAGCTCTCCTTGGTCTCGAAGAGCAGGATTTGATACTTGCCGTCCGTCTTCTTGCCGCCTGAAACCCCGAGGGGCAGCGCCCGGCAGTAGAGGTAGGTGGATTCGAACATGACGGCGAAGCCCTTCACCACCGACTGGGCCAAGCGCACGTCGCAAACGAAGCGGTAGTTCGCGCTTTCGTAGATGAAGCGCTTCGCCTCCTTGTCCTCCGTCATCGTTTCGATCTTCGGATCCTCGGTGAACTGGATCTTGTCCGGCCACGGCGCGTCGAAGTTTTCGCTATCGTCATCCTTGGAGGCGGACTTCGGAGTTTCCTTTTGCGCGGGCTTGTCGCCGGTGGTCTTGAGGTAGTCCAGATCCGCCGCGGAGAGACGAGCGAGCGGCAGGGTGACGACCTTCTGGTTGCTGTCCAATTTCAGCGTGACCTCCGTCGAGGTGGCGGACACCAGTTCGGCTTCGAGGGTACGGCCTTGCGTGTCGGTCCATGTCCGCGCCCAGGCGGGTGCGGATAGCAGACATAGGGCGGCAAGCAGGGGCAGCTTGTGAATCTTGGGGTTCACGAGTTGATAAGAGAGGAGTGAAGCGGGGGCCCGCTAAAGGCGGAGCGGGAGGCGGAACTTTTCTAAAAAACGCAGGGAATCAATCGAATTACGACAAATGAACGGTGAAAAAACCGTGAAGTCGGGGCGGAACATAGGCCGTGAAAATGCGGAATGGTGATGTCATGCCCCTATCATCCCCCGTATCATAAGGTCGCGGATAGGAGGGGCCCCCGGTCCGGCCGACGAGGGAAATGAGGCTTGAAGCCGGACCGCCTCCGGTGGATGGAGGGGCAGCAGCATGAGCCGACCGCCCCGCTCCCTTCACGATCTCGGACTCCACGAGATCGCCGGGGAGCTGTCTTCTGCCGGAATCAATCCGCACCATGCCAAGGCGCTTTGGCGCGCTTTCCAGCGGGAGAACTCCCTGGATCTGGCAAGCCGCGACTTCTCTCCACCCCTGAAGCGCTGGGTGGAAGACCACGTGGGCGAGGGGAAGGACTTCTTCCTCGATGCGCCCGAAGTCGTGAGCGAGACCCACAGCAGCGACGGCCTGACGCGGAAATTTCTCCTCAAGCAGCGCGACGGCCAGACCACGGAAACCGTGCTGATGGGCTACGATGGGCGACACACCGCCTGCGTCAGCACCCAGGCCGGCTGCGCGATGGGCTGTGTCTTCTGCGCCACCGGGCAGATGGGTTTCGTCCGCCACCTGCGGCCCGGCGAGATCGTGGCGCAGGTGCTTCACGCGCGGCGCGTGCTGGAGGCCATGATGCCCGGCAGACGCCTGCGGAATCTCGTGCTGATGGGCATGGGCGAGCCGTTGCATAATTTCGACTCGGTGATCCGGGCGCTGGATATCATCTCGAATGTCCGCGGCATCGGCATCGGGCCCTCGCGGATTTCGATCAGCACGGTGGGTGTCGTTCCCGGCATCCTGCGCCTCGCGAAGGAAGGGCATCCCTACCGGCTGGCGGTGAGCTTGCACGGTTCGACCGAGGAGGAACGCTCCGCCCTCGTGCCCGCCAGTAAGAAGTGGTCGCTGGCCGAGTTGATCGCCGCCTGTCGCGAGTACGGAGCCATCACCGGCAAGCGCATCTTCTTCGAGTGGACCTTGATCGCGGGGAAGAACGACTCGCCGGAGACCGCGCAGCGCCTCGCTGCGCTGCTGCACGGCATCGATGCGCATGTGAACCTGATCCCCTTGAACCCCACCCACGGCTTCAAGGGCATCGCGGCGGCGGAGTCGTCCGGCTTCGAGTTCCAGCGTATCCTGCTGGATGCAGGCTTCCCCTGCACCTTCCGACAGCGCCGCGGCATCGATGTGGCGGCGGGCTGCGGACAGCTGAAGGCGGAGAAGGTGAGAGCCGCATCCCGGAGCTAGAACACCATGGAGATCCGTGAAGCAGCGGAGCGCGTTCTCTTCGCGGAGACCTTGGAGGAAAAGCTCGCCTTGGCTCCGGCAACTGCCAGCGATTCCCTTCCGGGACTGGCCATCGCGATGCCGGAAAAGCCGGGACGCCCCCGGGAGCTGCGGATCGATGCGAGAGGAGTGCGGGTGGAGTTCCCCGGCATCCATCGGCTCGACGATGATCGCGAGCGCGGGGTGATGCTGCACTTCCTGGCGAATCACGAGTTGCTCGCCGCCGAGCTGATGGCGCTGGTCTTGCTGAAGTTCCCGGATGCGCCGAAGGAATATCGCGCCGGCGTGTATGCCGCGATGCGCGAGGAGCAGATGCACACGCTGATGTATGTGCGCCGCATGCGGGAGTGTGGCATCCACTTCGGCGAGCTGCCGGTGAACGATTACTTCTGGCGCACGATAGCCCCGATGGAGACGCCGGTGGATTTCGTCACGCGGCTGAACCTGACCTTCGAGCAAGCGAATCTCGATTTCTCGAAGCACTACGCCGCGCTGTTCCGGCAAGCGGGCGACACCTCGACCGCCGCGGTGCTTGAGAAGATCTATCAGGATGAGATCGGCCACGTGGGCCATGGCCTGAAGTGGTTCCGGCGCTGGAAGGACCAGGGCTCCAGTGATTGGGATGCTTATCGCGGAGCTCTGCACTTCCCGCTGACACCGTCGCGGGCAAAAGGAGTCGCTCCCTTCAACGCGGAAGGCCGCCGCCTCGCGGGCCTTGATGAGGACTTCATCCGCCACCTTGAAGTGAGCGAGCAATCCCGCGGCCGCACGCCCGTGGTCCATTGGTTCAATCCCGCTGCGGAGTCGCATGCCATGTCGCCGCGCTATCAGGCGGACAAAGGCGTGGCAGCTTTGGAAACGGATCTCG
This is a stretch of genomic DNA from Luteolibacter rhizosphaerae. It encodes these proteins:
- the rlmN gene encoding 23S rRNA (adenine(2503)-C(2))-methyltransferase RlmN: MSRPPRSLHDLGLHEIAGELSSAGINPHHAKALWRAFQRENSLDLASRDFSPPLKRWVEDHVGEGKDFFLDAPEVVSETHSSDGLTRKFLLKQRDGQTTETVLMGYDGRHTACVSTQAGCAMGCVFCATGQMGFVRHLRPGEIVAQVLHARRVLEAMMPGRRLRNLVLMGMGEPLHNFDSVIRALDIISNVRGIGIGPSRISISTVGVVPGILRLAKEGHPYRLAVSLHGSTEEERSALVPASKKWSLAELIAACREYGAITGKRIFFEWTLIAGKNDSPETAQRLAALLHGIDAHVNLIPLNPTHGFKGIAAAESSGFEFQRILLDAGFPCTFRQRRGIDVAAGCGQLKAEKVRAASRS